From the Paraburkholderia sp. PREW-6R genome, one window contains:
- a CDS encoding ABC transporter permease codes for MSTTVTPSATPTSNGNAGRVVRFLATRVGLSLITLWLLSVIVFAGGQLLPGDIGRAVLGPLADARAVAALDHQLGADRPLMTQYVDWITHFVRGDMGLSYAYREPVRPFIADALAHSAKLGLLAFAVVVPLGIAGGVWSAMHAGRWLDRTISIAGLSATVVPEFVSSIVLILVFGVWLRWLPIEASYAPDAGVLEQLRHLVLPVLPLVLVFFGYIARMARAGTVEALDADYTRTAILKGLPRRVVIWRHVLRNALLPTITVAATQLGYMIGGLVVVETLFHYQGIGSLIYNAAKAKDFPMLEAGVLTIGVVYTVANLVADALHVLLNPRLRVRSAE; via the coding sequence ATGTCGACCACGGTAACCCCTTCCGCCACGCCGACCTCGAACGGCAACGCCGGCCGCGTCGTGCGGTTTCTCGCGACGCGCGTCGGACTCTCGCTGATCACGCTCTGGCTGTTGTCCGTGATCGTATTCGCGGGCGGTCAGTTGCTGCCCGGCGACATCGGCCGCGCTGTGCTCGGCCCGCTCGCCGATGCCCGAGCGGTCGCCGCACTCGATCATCAACTCGGCGCTGATCGTCCGCTGATGACGCAATACGTGGACTGGATCACCCATTTCGTGCGCGGCGACATGGGTCTTTCGTATGCCTATCGCGAACCCGTTCGACCGTTCATCGCCGATGCGCTCGCGCACTCCGCGAAACTCGGGCTGCTCGCGTTCGCCGTTGTCGTGCCGCTTGGCATTGCAGGCGGCGTGTGGTCCGCGATGCACGCGGGTCGCTGGCTCGATCGCACGATCAGCATTGCCGGATTGTCGGCGACAGTGGTGCCCGAATTCGTGTCGTCGATCGTGCTGATTCTCGTGTTCGGCGTGTGGCTGCGCTGGCTGCCGATCGAAGCATCGTACGCGCCCGATGCTGGCGTGCTCGAGCAGTTACGGCATCTGGTGCTGCCCGTGCTGCCGCTCGTGCTGGTGTTCTTCGGCTACATCGCACGAATGGCGCGCGCCGGCACCGTCGAGGCGCTCGATGCGGACTACACGCGCACCGCGATCCTGAAAGGGCTGCCGCGCCGCGTCGTGATCTGGCGGCATGTACTGCGCAACGCGCTGCTGCCCACCATCACCGTAGCCGCCACACAGCTCGGTTATATGATCGGCGGCCTCGTCGTGGTCGAGACGCTGTTTCATTATCAGGGGATCGGCTCGCTCATTTACAACGCCGCCAAGGCCAAAGATTTTCCGATGCTGGAAGCGGGTGTGCTGACGATCGGCGTGGTCTACACCGTCGCCAATCTCGTCGCGGATGCGCTGCATGTGCTGCTCAATCCGCGTCTGCGAGTGAGGAGCGCCGAATGA
- a CDS encoding citrate synthase family protein, with product MSNSTVLTAPEAAAALGISLSTLYAYVSRGMLSSSPDAQGRHRLYDAGEVRRLARRKEDGKRAGKVAQKVLDWGVPVLESSITLVADGRLLYRGHDATALARSASLEDIAALLWECSVRRIADAPAVPLASAQWAAWLKLWSDSTPLDRALVLLPAAAAQLPRVWALGRDAQLDNACAVMRLLAAAMISAAPSSEPLHRQLASAWNVRNRQQAGLLRAALVACADHELNASTFTVRCITSTGTHLFGAVAGGLAALAGPRHGGETVRIAALFDEAARASDLDRYLATRMAHDGHGTQGAVLSGFGHPLYPDGDPRARLLLEMLADCAPARSPLGEVLALARAVRDTTGAEPTVDYALAAIERVLGLPAGAAFTLFASGRVVGWIAHAMEQTRDGRLIRPRARYVGEYDVR from the coding sequence ATGTCGAACTCAACTGTCCTGACTGCACCCGAGGCCGCTGCCGCGCTCGGCATCAGCCTTTCCACGCTGTATGCATACGTGAGCCGTGGCATGCTGAGTTCGTCCCCGGATGCACAGGGTCGGCACCGTCTTTACGACGCCGGCGAAGTGCGGAGGCTTGCGCGCCGCAAGGAAGACGGCAAGCGCGCAGGCAAAGTCGCACAAAAGGTGCTTGACTGGGGCGTGCCGGTGCTCGAATCGTCGATCACGCTGGTCGCCGACGGCCGGCTGCTGTACCGCGGGCACGATGCGACAGCGCTGGCGCGCAGCGCGTCGCTCGAAGATATTGCCGCGTTGTTATGGGAATGCAGCGTCCGCCGGATCGCCGATGCGCCAGCGGTGCCGCTCGCGAGCGCGCAATGGGCCGCGTGGCTCAAACTGTGGAGCGACAGCACGCCACTCGATCGCGCGCTCGTGCTACTGCCGGCTGCCGCCGCGCAATTGCCGCGCGTCTGGGCGCTCGGCCGCGATGCGCAGCTCGACAACGCCTGCGCGGTCATGCGACTGCTGGCGGCCGCGATGATCTCGGCGGCGCCTTCGAGCGAGCCGCTGCATCGGCAACTGGCCTCAGCGTGGAATGTTCGCAACCGGCAGCAAGCCGGCTTGCTGAGAGCAGCGTTGGTGGCGTGCGCCGATCACGAGTTGAATGCGTCGACCTTTACGGTTCGCTGCATTACTTCGACCGGCACGCATCTGTTCGGCGCGGTGGCGGGCGGGCTCGCCGCCTTGGCCGGTCCGCGCCACGGCGGGGAAACGGTACGCATCGCCGCATTGTTCGACGAAGCCGCACGCGCATCGGACCTCGACCGTTATCTGGCGACCCGCATGGCGCATGACGGCCACGGTACGCAGGGAGCCGTGCTGTCGGGCTTCGGTCATCCGTTGTATCCGGACGGCGATCCGCGCGCGCGATTGTTGCTGGAAATGCTTGCCGATTGCGCGCCCGCCCGTTCTCCGCTCGGCGAGGTACTGGCGCTGGCGCGCGCGGTGCGTGACACGACGGGCGCAGAACCGACCGTGGATTACGCGCTCGCGGCTATTGAACGGGTACTTGGCTTGCCCGCCGGCGCGGCATTCACGCTGTTCGCTTCGGGAAGGGTGGTCGGCTGGATTGCACACGCGATGGAGCAGACGCGCGATGGCCGGTTGATCCGGCCACGCGCGCGATACGTCGGCGAGTACGACGTGAGATGA
- a CDS encoding CoA transferase, protein MTPELALKQIWTLAGCDPTALRSVSLTGEDPGLPSVYRVGSLASATIAATGLAAAEYHRLRTGHRQHVAVEMRRALASFRSERYLRIDDGPPPALRDPVTGFYETRDGRWIQLHTNFAHHLEGVLKVLGCDKGRAAVSAAIRGHWDGAALDQTLADAGLCAALIRSPDEWAALDQAKAIAGLPLFEIERIGDAPAEPPGRTVANRPLDGIRVLDLSRIIAGPVAGRALAQHGADVLMINGPHLPNIAPLVIDNGRGKRSAVLDLREADGRDTLRKLALDTDVFLQAYRPGALAARGFGPEELARLRPGIVYVSVSAYGHDGPWSQRRGFDSLVQSASGIAFTERQAAGCDEPKHLPCQALDHATGYLAAFGAMAALSRRATEGGSWHVRVSLAQTGRWLQSFGLVPDGWQRPDVLIDDVRDCLGTVDSAFGRVLGVLPAEQMEETPARFALPPARIGAHAASWE, encoded by the coding sequence ATGACGCCCGAACTCGCTCTCAAACAGATCTGGACGCTCGCCGGATGCGACCCAACCGCGCTTCGTTCCGTGTCGCTGACTGGCGAAGATCCCGGTCTGCCGTCGGTGTATCGCGTCGGTAGTCTGGCCTCGGCGACGATTGCCGCGACGGGACTCGCCGCGGCCGAATATCACCGCCTGCGAACGGGCCACCGGCAGCATGTCGCCGTGGAGATGCGTCGCGCACTGGCGTCCTTTCGCAGTGAACGCTATCTGCGGATCGACGACGGGCCGCCGCCCGCGCTGCGCGATCCGGTGACGGGGTTCTATGAAACCCGGGACGGCCGCTGGATTCAGTTGCACACCAATTTCGCGCACCACCTGGAGGGGGTGCTGAAGGTGCTCGGTTGCGACAAGGGCCGCGCGGCCGTGTCGGCGGCGATTCGCGGACACTGGGACGGCGCGGCGCTCGACCAGACGCTCGCCGACGCCGGTCTGTGCGCCGCGCTGATCCGTTCGCCCGACGAATGGGCCGCGCTCGATCAGGCGAAAGCGATCGCGGGCCTGCCGCTGTTCGAGATCGAGCGCATCGGCGACGCGCCCGCCGAGCCGCCAGGCCGCACGGTCGCGAACCGCCCGCTCGACGGCATCAGGGTGCTGGATTTGTCGCGCATCATCGCAGGGCCGGTGGCGGGGCGCGCGCTGGCGCAACATGGCGCCGACGTGTTGATGATCAACGGCCCGCATCTGCCGAATATCGCGCCGCTGGTGATCGACAATGGTCGCGGCAAACGCTCGGCGGTGCTCGACCTGCGCGAGGCGGACGGGCGCGACACGCTGCGCAAGCTCGCCCTCGACACCGATGTCTTCCTGCAGGCTTATCGTCCGGGCGCGCTTGCGGCGCGCGGCTTCGGCCCGGAGGAACTGGCGCGGCTGAGGCCGGGGATCGTGTACGTGTCGGTGTCCGCGTATGGGCACGATGGGCCGTGGTCGCAGCGGCGCGGCTTCGATAGTCTCGTGCAGTCGGCGAGTGGCATCGCGTTCACCGAGCGGCAGGCGGCGGGCTGCGACGAGCCAAAGCATCTGCCGTGTCAGGCGCTGGATCACGCGACCGGCTATCTGGCCGCTTTCGGCGCAATGGCCGCGCTGTCCCGCCGAGCAACAGAAGGAGGAAGCTGGCACGTGAGAGTTTCGCTCGCGCAAACGGGACGCTGGCTACAGTCGTTCGGTCTTGTGCCCGATGGCTGGCAACGGCCGGACGTCTTAATCGACGACGTGCGCGATTGTCTCGGCACGGTCGACTCGGCATTTGGCCGCGTGCTCGGCGTTTTGCCGGCGGAGCAGATGGAGGAGACGCCCGCCCGTTTCGCATTGCCGCCGGCGCGGATCGGCGCGCATGCGGCAAGCTGGGAGTGA
- a CDS encoding ABC transporter permease has product MSTVVPSAKPPEPTGPNPTPTSTPEPLAAEPRFDRLRVLLRSPTFVIGVVIVVWWIVCAIAGQWIVRLDPYASDPLNSLTPPDHTHWFGTDQLGRDVFSRVIVGARDILTIAPLATLLGTVAGTALGLVVGYFDGWVDNVIGRAIDAVLALPLVIVALLALAAVGASNFTVILVIGVTFTPITARTVRAAVFAERHLDYVAAAQLRGEHAPYIMFAEILPNVLPPIIVEATVRLGYAIFAVATLSFLGFGIQPPSADWGLALSESYTLMAGGAWWTVVFAAGAIASLVVGVNLIADSVQGVIDR; this is encoded by the coding sequence ATGAGCACAGTCGTTCCATCCGCCAAACCGCCTGAGCCGACCGGGCCGAACCCCACGCCGACATCAACGCCAGAACCGCTCGCGGCGGAGCCGCGCTTCGACCGGTTGCGCGTACTGCTGCGCTCGCCCACGTTTGTGATTGGCGTGGTGATCGTCGTCTGGTGGATTGTTTGCGCAATCGCGGGACAGTGGATCGTGCGGCTCGACCCGTACGCGTCCGACCCGCTCAATTCGTTGACGCCGCCCGACCACACGCATTGGTTCGGCACCGACCAGCTTGGCCGCGACGTGTTCTCGCGCGTGATTGTCGGCGCTCGCGACATTCTGACGATCGCCCCGCTCGCCACGTTGCTCGGCACCGTCGCGGGCACCGCGCTTGGACTCGTGGTCGGCTATTTCGACGGCTGGGTCGACAACGTGATCGGCCGCGCAATCGACGCGGTGCTCGCCCTGCCGCTCGTGATCGTCGCGCTGCTCGCGCTCGCTGCCGTGGGCGCGTCGAACTTCACGGTGATTCTCGTGATCGGCGTGACGTTCACGCCGATCACGGCCCGCACGGTGCGCGCCGCCGTGTTCGCCGAGCGGCATCTCGACTACGTCGCCGCCGCGCAACTGCGTGGCGAGCACGCGCCCTACATCATGTTTGCCGAAATTCTGCCGAACGTGCTGCCGCCGATCATCGTCGAGGCCACCGTGCGGCTCGGCTACGCGATCTTCGCGGTCGCCACGCTGTCGTTTCTCGGCTTCGGCATCCAGCCGCCATCCGCCGACTGGGGGCTCGCCCTGTCCGAGTCGTACACGCTGATGGCAGGCGGCGCATGGTGGACCGTCGTGTTCGCGGCGGGCGCAATCGCGTCGCTGGTGGTCGGCGTCAATCTGATCGCAGACAGCGTGCAAGGTGTGATCGACCGATGA
- a CDS encoding ABC transporter ATP-binding protein yields MNSAPPSSFPAFDVSKSDRTDALTVVGLTVTYRMRGRDREVLQDVSFRVRRGEAYGLVGESGCGKSTVAMAALRYLPRNGKLKAGKIIMAGQDVHKLNADALRTLRANAISMVYQDPGRALNPSLTIARQVTEAFEAAGVSREEAVTRSLAMLERVRIAAPERVMESYPHQLSGGMQQRVVIAMALASNPALLILDEPTTGLDATVEAEVLDLVAQLREELGTAVLFISHNLAVIGRMCDRVGVLYAGKLVEEGATDDVFLRPRHPYTVGLLRCLPTAGRSKDTERLDTIAGSLPAPGSVVQGCLYADRCRLADERCRREAPPPYRVSAVHGDQMSRCHYHERAIALPRAGAETLAQPAPAAHRERPAAPVLRADKLSRTFRVGGAALRAVDDVSIELASGETLGLVGESGSGKTTLAKLMLGLLTPDAGAVLELDGAPLAARVTRRDDEQVKSLQIVFQNPDSALNRAHSVRRLIGRALSRLGRLRGAAIDARLATLAASVRLPERYLGSRTRQLSGGLKQRVAIARAFAGEPRVVVCDEPTSALDVSVQAAILNLLADLQRERGVSYMFISHDLHVVRYLSDRIAVLYLGRLMEIGPAAAVFDGPQHPYTEALLSSVPTLEGGRHQSRIRLSGDLPSAASPPSGCVFHTRCPRKLGAICEQQDPPFLDASTNDGRHAGVHRIRCHIPVDELRALQHASRNGAGVSSPDSSASARENADQSE; encoded by the coding sequence ATGAACAGCGCACCACCCTCCTCGTTTCCCGCTTTCGACGTGTCGAAAAGCGACCGTACCGATGCGCTGACCGTGGTCGGCCTGACGGTCACGTACCGGATGCGCGGACGCGATCGCGAAGTGCTGCAGGACGTGTCCTTTCGCGTGCGACGTGGCGAAGCCTATGGTCTGGTCGGCGAATCCGGTTGCGGCAAGTCCACTGTCGCGATGGCCGCGCTGCGTTATCTGCCGCGCAACGGCAAGCTCAAGGCGGGCAAGATCATCATGGCCGGCCAGGACGTGCACAAGCTCAATGCCGACGCGCTGCGAACCCTGCGCGCCAACGCGATTTCGATGGTCTATCAGGACCCGGGCCGCGCGCTGAATCCGTCGCTCACGATTGCCCGTCAGGTCACCGAAGCCTTCGAGGCCGCGGGCGTTTCGCGTGAGGAAGCCGTCACCCGTTCGCTGGCGATGCTCGAGCGCGTGCGCATCGCAGCACCCGAACGCGTGATGGAGAGCTATCCCCACCAGCTGTCGGGCGGCATGCAGCAGCGCGTGGTGATCGCGATGGCGCTCGCATCGAACCCGGCGCTGCTGATTCTCGACGAGCCGACCACCGGCCTCGACGCAACCGTCGAAGCGGAAGTACTCGATCTCGTCGCGCAATTGCGTGAAGAACTCGGCACCGCGGTGCTGTTCATCAGCCATAACCTCGCGGTCATTGGGCGCATGTGCGATCGCGTCGGCGTGTTGTACGCGGGCAAGCTGGTCGAAGAAGGCGCAACCGACGACGTGTTCTTGCGCCCGCGTCATCCCTATACGGTCGGACTGCTGCGCTGTCTGCCCACGGCGGGCCGCAGCAAGGATACCGAACGGCTCGATACGATTGCGGGCAGCCTGCCGGCGCCTGGCTCCGTCGTGCAAGGCTGTCTCTATGCGGACCGCTGCCGTCTTGCCGACGAACGCTGCCGCCGTGAAGCACCGCCGCCGTATCGGGTAAGCGCGGTGCATGGCGATCAGATGTCGCGTTGCCATTATCACGAGCGCGCTATCGCTCTGCCACGCGCAGGCGCGGAGACGCTGGCTCAGCCCGCGCCAGCCGCGCATCGCGAGCGACCCGCCGCGCCCGTGCTGCGCGCGGACAAACTCTCCCGGACGTTCCGCGTCGGCGGCGCCGCGCTGCGCGCCGTCGACGACGTGTCGATCGAACTCGCGAGTGGCGAGACGCTCGGTCTCGTCGGCGAATCGGGCAGCGGCAAGACCACGCTCGCCAAGCTGATGCTCGGGCTGCTGACGCCGGACGCCGGCGCCGTGCTCGAACTCGATGGCGCGCCGCTCGCCGCGCGCGTCACACGACGCGACGACGAGCAGGTCAAATCGCTGCAGATCGTGTTCCAGAATCCGGATTCGGCGCTCAACCGCGCGCATTCGGTGAGGCGGCTGATTGGCCGTGCGCTGTCCCGTCTCGGCAGGCTGCGCGGCGCCGCCATCGACGCACGGCTCGCCACGCTCGCCGCGTCCGTGCGGCTGCCGGAGCGCTATCTGGGCTCGCGCACGCGGCAGCTTTCCGGTGGCCTGAAGCAACGCGTGGCCATTGCGCGCGCGTTTGCAGGGGAGCCGCGTGTCGTGGTTTGCGACGAACCGACCTCCGCGCTCGACGTCTCCGTGCAGGCCGCGATTCTCAATCTGCTCGCCGACCTGCAACGCGAACGCGGCGTGAGCTACATGTTCATTTCGCACGACCTGCATGTGGTGCGCTACCTGTCGGACCGGATCGCCGTGCTGTACCTCGGCCGACTAATGGAAATCGGACCCGCTGCGGCGGTGTTCGACGGCCCACAGCATCCTTATACCGAAGCGCTGCTCTCGTCCGTGCCGACACTCGAAGGCGGGCGTCATCAGTCACGCATCCGACTTTCGGGCGACCTGCCAAGCGCGGCGTCGCCACCGTCTGGCTGCGTGTTTCACACGCGCTGTCCGCGCAAGCTCGGCGCGATCTGCGAACAGCAGGACCCGCCGTTTCTCGACGCCAGCACGAACGACGGTCGGCACGCCGGCGTCCATCGCATTCGTTGCCATATCCCCGTCGACGAACTGCGCGCATTGCAGCACGCGTCGCGCAACGGCGCGGGCGTCAGTTCGCCCGACAGTTCAGCGAGCGCCCGTGAAAACGCGGACCAAAGCGAATAG
- a CDS encoding DUF2917 domain-containing protein, whose translation MREVRIFELEHDEPAAAWRVARTSIFKVISGEIWLTVEGDSEDHWLATGQSIELPRKAVAWVSAGQSGARFALASGAERAASKSALDLPALRWLPRWFGTA comes from the coding sequence ATGCGCGAAGTCCGGATTTTCGAGTTGGAACATGACGAGCCCGCAGCGGCCTGGCGTGTCGCGCGCACGTCGATTTTCAAGGTGATCTCGGGTGAGATCTGGCTGACCGTGGAAGGCGATAGCGAAGACCACTGGCTTGCCACGGGTCAATCGATCGAATTGCCGCGCAAAGCGGTGGCGTGGGTAAGCGCCGGCCAGTCGGGCGCGCGCTTCGCGCTCGCAAGCGGCGCCGAGCGAGCCGCGTCGAAGTCCGCGCTCGATTTGCCCGCATTGCGCTGGCTGCCGCGCTGGTTCGGCACGGCCTGA
- a CDS encoding aldo/keto reductase, whose product MTSEIATVSLPDGERIPKLGQGTWEMGEHPSRRASDIAALRCGIELGMTLIDTAEMYGDGKTETLVGEALAGLREQVFLVSKVYPHNASRRAMTHACEQSLKRLKTDRLDLYLLHWRGSVPLEETVEGLEALRASGKIRHWGVSNFDTDDMEELFAIPGGEACATNQILFNVARRGPEFDLLPWLAARGLPAMAYSPVDHARLPRRSPLDDIGQARGVSAFQVALAWVLMQPGVSAIPKSGNVEHVRDNHRASQLTLNADELAAIDGFFKPPRSKRPLEML is encoded by the coding sequence ATGACTAGCGAGATTGCCACCGTGAGTTTGCCCGACGGCGAGCGTATTCCGAAACTGGGGCAGGGCACCTGGGAAATGGGCGAGCATCCCTCGCGGCGCGCATCCGACATCGCCGCATTGCGCTGCGGAATCGAACTCGGCATGACGCTGATCGACACCGCGGAGATGTACGGCGACGGCAAGACTGAAACGCTCGTCGGCGAAGCATTGGCCGGATTGCGCGAACAGGTGTTTCTCGTGAGCAAGGTGTATCCGCATAACGCGAGCCGGCGCGCGATGACGCACGCGTGCGAGCAAAGCCTGAAGCGGCTGAAAACCGACAGGCTCGATCTGTATCTGCTGCATTGGCGCGGCTCGGTGCCGCTCGAAGAAACGGTCGAAGGACTGGAGGCGTTGCGTGCGTCCGGCAAGATCCGCCATTGGGGCGTGAGCAACTTCGACACCGACGACATGGAAGAACTCTTCGCGATACCGGGCGGCGAAGCCTGCGCGACCAATCAGATTCTGTTCAACGTAGCGCGACGCGGCCCCGAGTTCGATCTGCTGCCGTGGCTCGCCGCACGCGGCTTGCCCGCAATGGCATACAGTCCGGTCGACCATGCACGGCTGCCCAGGCGTTCTCCACTCGACGACATCGGCCAGGCGCGCGGCGTCTCCGCATTTCAGGTCGCGCTTGCATGGGTGCTGATGCAGCCTGGCGTGTCCGCGATTCCGAAGTCGGGGAACGTCGAGCACGTGCGCGACAACCACCGCGCGTCGCAGCTGACGCTCAACGCCGACGAACTGGCGGCCATCGACGGCTTTTTCAAGCCGCCGCGCAGCAAGCGTCCGCTCGAGATGCTGTGA
- a CDS encoding GntR family transcriptional regulator, with the protein MTSASEDRWRDLRPDPENDTPLYLQLARKLGSAIHENRWNAGEALPSERVLSEALGVSRITSRKAIALLVEQGLIRRTQGAGSFITPRYEDPLSRLSSFSEMLRRRGFTPSSKWLSREILPANRDEVIQLGLSPAAAVTRLRRLRLADGIVMAVENSTFPAAIIPDPQAIGDSLYSYLEQRGLTIVRALQHFRAVNASDEIAQQMSIAPNEALLLITRVGYTADQRAIELTDTYCRNDYYDFVAELRK; encoded by the coding sequence ATGACCTCTGCCTCGGAAGACCGCTGGCGCGACCTGCGCCCGGACCCGGAAAACGACACGCCGCTCTATCTGCAACTTGCCCGCAAGCTCGGCAGCGCGATTCACGAAAACCGTTGGAACGCGGGTGAGGCGTTGCCTTCGGAGCGCGTGTTGTCGGAGGCGCTCGGCGTCTCGCGAATCACGTCACGCAAGGCAATTGCGTTGCTCGTCGAACAGGGATTGATCCGGCGCACACAAGGCGCGGGCAGTTTCATCACACCACGGTATGAAGATCCGCTGTCGCGGCTGTCGAGCTTCAGTGAAATGCTGCGGCGGCGCGGATTCACGCCGAGTTCAAAATGGCTTTCACGCGAGATCCTGCCGGCCAATCGCGACGAAGTCATTCAACTCGGTTTGTCGCCGGCGGCGGCCGTCACGCGGCTGCGCCGTCTGCGACTCGCGGACGGCATTGTGATGGCAGTCGAAAATTCCACCTTTCCGGCGGCGATCATTCCCGATCCGCAAGCGATCGGCGACTCGCTCTATTCGTACCTCGAACAGCGCGGGCTGACCATCGTGCGCGCACTGCAACATTTTCGCGCGGTGAATGCGAGCGACGAAATTGCGCAGCAGATGAGCATTGCGCCCAACGAGGCGCTGCTGCTGATCACGCGGGTTGGCTACACGGCGGATCAGCGCGCGATCGAACTGACGGACACGTATTGCCGCAATGACTACTACGACTTCGTCGCTGAGTTGAGGAAGTAG